CCTTTTTCTCAGAAGACCGTCATGAACCCAAATGCCACTGCCTCCCGAGCTGCAGCCTGGGCCAGAGAGGGGGCCCAGGAGGCAGATTTGTCATGGCTCTGAGCTTTGTTTccgggaagggaggaagagaggcatcATTCCCTTCCCAAGCCCAGCGCAGAGCTGGGCACACAGTGGCTGTTCCATGACCACGTGTTGACCGCGGCGTGAACGGAATCACCCTTCTGTTGAGACACTTGCGCTGAGTCTTGGAGTGGGCTTCACTGTTTCCACTACCCAGACAACCGGACCCCCCGCAGCCTACCTCCCACTCCACTCTTGCCACAGTGGAGGGCAGGCAGGTGGCCGCTGAGCACCTGGCAGGGATGCGTGTGCCTCCTGGGTCCTGTCAGACAAAGCTAGGAGGTGGCCGTGCCCAAGCACGGGGCACGCCAGGCACCACTCCCGGCCACGTAAGCCTGCCACCTTAGCATTTTTaccatttcagattatttttaaggTGTGTTTGGTAGCCTGGAACAAACTTATTGCCTTGGAGGCAAACCCCACCCATGACTATTTGGGATTAATTATCTCTCCTTCGTTTGAGCCCAGCCACCTCCTTGAGGTATATAAAGGGATTTATTCTGCACAGGTCTTCagttcccttccctcttcctctgactctCAGTGTCCTGCTTAACTCTTGTGCTTTTCTTTCATCAAGCTCTCTCACCATGAACAGACAAGTCTGCAAGACATCTGGTGGCGGCAGCCAGGGCTTCTCAGGCCGCTCCGCCGTGGTCTCAGGCAGCAGCAGGATGAGCAGCGTGGCCCGCTCCGGGGGAGCCAGTGGAGGGGCCTGTGGGTTCCGGGGTGGAGCGGGAGGCTTCGGCAGTCGCAGCCTCTACAGCCTGGGTGGCAACAAGAGCATCTCCATCAGCGTGGCTGGTGGCTCCCGGGCTGGTGGCCTTGGGGGAGGGCGTAGCAGCTGTGGCAGTGTCTTTGGGGGCGGCTATGGAGGTGGCTTTGGTGGTGGCTTTGGTGGTGGCTTTGGTGGTGGCAGAGGAATAGGAGGTGGCTTTGGAGGAGGGGCTGGTGGCTTTGGTGGAGCTGGTGGCTTTGGTGGAGCTGGTGGCTTTGGTGGGGCTGGTGGCTTTGGCGGGGCTGGTGGCTTTGGTGGAGCTGGTGGCTTTGGAGGGCCTGGTGGCTTTGGTGGCCCTGGTGGCTTTGGTCCTGGTGGCTTTGGTGGTCCTGGTGGCTTCCCCGGGGGAATCCAGGAGGTGACTGTCAACCAgagcctcctgcagcccctcaATGTGGAGATCGACCCCCAGATCGGGCAAGTGAAGACCCAGGAGCGCGAGCAGATCAAGACCCTCAACAACAAGTTTGCCTCCTTCATCGACAAGGTGATGGAGCTTTTACTGGGCCCCATTTCTAGGCTGGGACTTTGAGTCTGACATCTAGACAGCGCTCAGGATCAATCTCAGATGAGCCAGGCTGGAGGGGATGGTTAGGTAGAGCTCTAGGGTTCTGGAAAGACGTTAAGGGCTGATGAGCTTGCCCAAATGGTCACCTGAGTGGGAAGACAATGGGCCCCTCTTTGGTCCTGGATATCCCCAAGTCCTgcttgtctggctccctgctcacatcTCCTGACCGTTGCCTTATCTAGGCCTTGACTGGCAACATATGTCAAGAGCCACGACCACCGGCAGGAGAGGGTCTGACCCAGAACTTGGCATTTTCCAGACCTGGCTGCCCTTTCAGGGTTTCCGGGAGGCCTGTTACCTCCATGCCCCCATGCCAGGCAAAGGTGGTAGATGCCCTCGAGAAGGGATTAAAGAGGCTTACCTGGAACCTTAGTCCTTGGAGGGCTGCAGACAAGCTGGCAACTAATTTGCACCTCTAATCGGCCTGGTCAGGAAGAGAAGGGTGCTTGTGCCCTCCCGACCAGGCTGGCTTACACCGATGGGCTCCCTCCTGTAGTGCTGATTGTGACATTTCAATTGTATCAGTTCCCAGTGATTCACATCCTGAAGGGCTGAGTGTCAGCAGAGCTTTAGGCGGAAGCTATGCCGCTGAGGTTCAAGCGCCTTTCTGCAGAGAGTAGACTCTAGTTTTGGAAGTTGGGCTAGAGTCCCAAGGTCCTTGGAGAACAAGTCCCGTGGTCATCTTTACAACTGTGCTTCCGGGACAGGGGCTACTTCCAATTTCCCccacctttctctcctcctcctgtaACTTCCCAACCATGCTGCATCTTTAGTGGCCCGACCGGAGCAATCATCTGCCCATAGCCTCTCCAGCTACAGTAGGGTACAGTAGGGACCTACCTTCGCATCCTTTCTAGGTCTTTgtgctgggggatggggagatTCAGACCCTCAGTCCTACCTGAGCCAAGGCCCCCCTGTTCCTCTGCTGCTGTTGCCTGATGCGGCTTCCCCCGATGCCCTGCAGGTGCGTTTCCTGGAGCAGCAGAACAAGGTCCTGGAGACCAAGTGGAGCCTGCTCCAGCAGCAGGGCACAAATTCCATCACAGGCACCAACAACCTAGAGCCCCTTTTTGAGAACTACATCAGCACCCAGCGGAGCTACCTGGACAGCATCCTGGGGGAGAGGGGCCGCCTGGACTCGGAGCTGAGGAACATGCAGGACCTGGTGGAAGACTTCAAGAGGAAGTGAGTGACAGAGGCACGAGTAGGAAGTTGCCCCTGGGCAGCCCCGTCTCAGAGTCCCAGCTCTTCCTGCATTCCTCCTGCCGGCGGCAGTGGTGTCACCCAGCCTGGCTTCCTCTCTTTACCTTCACAGAGGGCAGCTGGGTTCATTGGGCTCTCCACTCGCCCTCCTTCTCCAAGGACAAGTAAAGTAATGGCAAGAAGGAGGAGTTTAGGGTTGAGGAAGCACTTCCTCGTGATCCATGTTGGGAAAGATTCTGGTTCTAGGGTCTGAAGGATGTTGGGACAACTCATGGTGTAGTGACCAACAATCCCAGTTTCCCTAGGCTGGGGTCTTCTCAGGACATGGGACGGTCAGTGCTAAAACCAGGCCAGTGTGCTTGGACAAACTGGAATGGCCGCTCCTCCTAACCTGTAGGGGGGATGGTAAGGAGGATGTGTTCAGCTAAGaggggcagcagagggacagggatggAGGGATGAACTTTCAGAGCTTCAGACAAAAGCGGTGTTTATGACTACCTCAAAACCCAAACTCAGCTATTCCTTTTTAATCCGTACAGGTATGAGGATGAAATCAATAAACGCACAGCTGCTGAGAATGATTTTGTGACCCTGAAGAAGGTAAGGGCTGTGTGTGAAGTTCCTGGGGCCTGTGGGCACAGGTTTCCAGCTGAGCTTACTCCACCACCAAGGAGCTGCCGAGTTCAGGCAGGAAGGGTAAAAAAAGCAGAAGCCAGGTGTGTCGTAGTCTGGAAAGATCCCTAAAAGAgtcagtttctttgttttgttttgaaccaTCCCAGATGGGAGAACCAGCCTTGGACAAGAACCAGTCAGTCCTCAGCCTGTCCCGACTCTTTCCTGCTACATGTGCAGTTTGTTGTTTGTTCCTTGGGGGGAATGAGGcctttctgcttctgtctttctcAGGATGTGGACGCCGCCTACATGAACAAGGTGGAGCTTCAGGCCAAGGTGGACGCCTTAATGGATGAAATCAACTTCCTGACAACCCTCTATGATATGGTGAGGGTGCTACCTCCTAAGGGGGGGCAAGGGAAGGTGAGATATTCTCAGGGCCCGGGGCACTTTGGTATCTAGGGCCCAGGAAGACAGCCTAGAGGTAGGGCCCCTTGTTGGGGTTCCACAGGATGGACTGCTGACATGGGGTTctctgaggggctgggggccagggtaGGGCAGATGCAGCTTCAGAGCTGAGGCAGAGAACAACAGGTCTGTTGTTCAGGAGTCTTTCTGGGCCTCTGTGTGCTTGTTGCAGACGCCCCAAGAGTTAACAGGCCCCTCTGTGTTGGCAGGAGCTGTCCCAGATGCAGAGCCATGTCAGTGACACGTCCGTGGTGCTGTCCATGGACAACAACCGCAGCCTGGACCTGGACAGCATCATCGCCGAGGTCAAGGCCCAGTATGAGGACATCGCCCAGAGGAGCAAGGCGGAGGCTGAGGCATTGTACCAGACCAAGGTGAGAGTGAGGCACCTCTCAGAGGGTCTACTGAGGGTCTCAGGGGGGCTGTGGCCTATggggctgctgggtggggagTCCCCCGTGGTCATTGCGTGAACTCCTCTTGGTTCTGCTCTCTGGAGAGGTCTTTCTAATGGTTGTTCAGTTGCAGAAAGTGCTGCCTCTGGTGGAAAGTGGTTCCACTGCCTCCTGCCAGGCCACATGGGGCAGATTCTAGCTTGCTCAGGGACTGCAGGGAGGGAGAAGTACCACGGCAACCCAGGTGTTCTCTTCTCTGCTGCCTCAGAAGTGTCCCTGCTGAGACATAAACAGTGTCATCTGAACAAATGCTTACTAAGCACCTCAAGGTTGGGTGGGTGATGTCAGGGACGGAGAAACCCGTCAGGCAAAACTGCATCCATACCCCATCTTCCCTTCTGCTCTCCAGTTGGGAGAGCTGCAGACCACGGCCGGCAGACACGGGGATGACCTGAAGAACACCAAGAGTGAGATCATGGAGCTCAACAGGATGATGCAGAGGCTGCGGGCTGAGATCGAGAATGTTAAGAAGCAGGTGGGATGGCAATGGATACGGTACCGAGACGgactggtgggggtgggggcgaggatCTCAGAACCCCTGGTCTGGAGTGGGCTTCTGGGGTCATCTCCGGCAGCACTGGCCTCTGGGGAGTTCAAAGGCCAAGCCAGTCTAGACAGCGGGTAATCTATAGGGAAGATACCTCGGTGGACGAAGACAAGATAGAGGTGTCGGGGAAAGTGATGTTGCCTGGCTTTCGGATGCTTGCTATGGCACAAGCTATTGCAAGATTCAGAGGGTCTGGGACCCTCGTCCTAGGCTCACCTCTTCCCccgcctctccctgccccagaaTGCCAACCTGCAGACGGCCATCGCCGAGGCTGAGCAGCGTGGGGAGCTGGCCCTCAAGGACGCCAATGCCAAGCTCCAAGAGCTGCAGGCTGCCCTCCAGCAGGCCAAGGATGACCTGGCCCGGCTGCTGAAGGAGTACCAGGAGCTCATGAACGTCAAGCTGGCCCTGGACGTGGAGATCGCCACCTACCGCAAGCTGCTGGAGGGCGAGGAGTGCAGGTGGGCCTCTAATTCCATCTTCTCACCTTTCCTGACCGAAGGTACATGCTGAGGGCCAGGTAAGTGACGGGGCAAATGGGAACAGACGCCTGCTGTataggaggggcccccctctgccACAGGCCTCGTCGCTTTCAGCAGCCCACTCTCTGCAGGGGGTGAGTGCACGCGCAGCCCGTGTGCACAGGGCTCTGTTACGGCCGGAGAAGGGGTGCAGGAGGGTGCTCATCGGCCTGGCTTCCAAATTCAGTCCTGGTTCCTGTTCGACACCTTCACCTACGAAAAATTGCTGGAAATTTGTTTGGTGACAGAGCtatctctcttttgctttctcctACAGGATGTCTGGAGAGTGCCAGAGCGCCGTCAGCATCTGTAAGTAGCCGAAACAACCAGACGGTCAGAGCTGATTCTGAAATCAGTGCCCTGAACTAACACAGGGCAGCAGCACCTTAGTTAAGAAACCCTTTCAGGGAAGTGGAGAGGTTCTCCGTGGGTGGAAGGGGCGGCGGGCCTGCTTTGGTAATTGTTCTGGGTTTAGGACACTATTAATAGGTCTGGACGGAATGGGGAATATCCATTAGGGGGCCTGTTAATGGGAGGAGAAATTCTGGGAGGTCTTCAACGGGATCATCAAGAATTGATTGTAGGAACTGCTGGAAAATTCCTAACGACTTAGCACCATGGGGCGAGCACCTTGTGTCATTAGAACGTATCACAGGGAGGACTAGGAGCAAAGCGGCCTTGGTGGCCTCCCCAGCATCCCGGGCCCAGGGGGTCGGCAGTTATGATACAGGGGGGTGGGTGCTGGGCCTGATCACTGATCGctgctccttcctttctcctgcagCCGTGCTCAGCAGCGGGACATCAGTGGCAGGTGGCTTCGGCGGTGGCTTCGGCGGGACATCGGCGGCTGGTGGCTTCGGCGGCGGCTTTGGTGGTTCATCGGCGGCAGGTGGCTTCGGCGGGACATCGGCGGCAGGTGGCTTCGGCGGTGGCTTCGGCGGGACATCGGCAGCAGGTGGCTTCGGCGGCGGCTTGGGCGGCAGCTGGGGCGCAGGAGGAGGCGCAGGTGGCGGctggggccgggcgggcggcctCAGCTCGGGCTCCGGGGGTCGCTGCGGGCTCAGTGGCGGAGGCTTCAGCTCGGGCAGCAGCCGGGGCGGCAGCATCAAGTTGTCCCAGTCCTCGCAGCGCAGCTCCAGATGAGCGCCGCAGCCCCTGCCCGCAGCCGCCTCTCCCCTCCGCCCTCGGTGCCCCCCCAGCCTGCTCCCCTGCACCgacccctgccctgggctgctcCCGGGGGGCTAGACGACCCAGGCCTCTGGCTCCTCCTGCATCCAGACCCCTGGCCGAGCAGCAGCTCGGGCTCCCCTCTGTGCCCGATTGTCCAGGTGTGGCCTCCGCCACTACCCTCTCCTGCCCTTGGGGTCCCCTCCCTGGGGGCAATGGTCACCAGCCCTGATGTACATAACACACAGACCCCTCTGCCAACCGTTCTGTCGCCAATAAAGTGCATTGTGTTTCAATCCGGCCTTTGGGTCCTCCCTGGCCACCTGGCTCCTCCCTGGCCTGACCCCTGTCACCCTCTCCCAGCGGGCTTGTAGCTGATCCGCACAACAGCTGGAGCGCTGATGCTCTGGCCTGAAGGCGGGCACTCCCTACTGTCCACTGTGTGGGATCCAGATGGGCGAGAGCTGGTGGTT
This region of Vulpes vulpes isolate BD-2025 chromosome 8, VulVul3, whole genome shotgun sequence genomic DNA includes:
- the KRT3 gene encoding keratin, type II cytoskeletal 3; protein product: MNRQVCKTSGGGSQGFSGRSAVVSGSSRMSSVARSGGASGGACGFRGGAGGFGSRSLYSLGGNKSISISVAGGSRAGGLGGGRSSCGSVFGGGYGGGFGGGFGGGFGGGRGIGGGFGGGAGGFGGAGGFGGAGGFGGAGGFGGAGGFGGAGGFGGPGGFGGPGGFGPGGFGGPGGFPGGIQEVTVNQSLLQPLNVEIDPQIGQVKTQEREQIKTLNNKFASFIDKVRFLEQQNKVLETKWSLLQQQGTNSITGTNNLEPLFENYISTQRSYLDSILGERGRLDSELRNMQDLVEDFKRKYEDEINKRTAAENDFVTLKKDVDAAYMNKVELQAKVDALMDEINFLTTLYDMELSQMQSHVSDTSVVLSMDNNRSLDLDSIIAEVKAQYEDIAQRSKAEAEALYQTKLGELQTTAGRHGDDLKNTKSEIMELNRMMQRLRAEIENVKKQNANLQTAIAEAEQRGELALKDANAKLQELQAALQQAKDDLARLLKEYQELMNVKLALDVEIATYRKLLEGEECRMSGECQSAVSISVLSSGTSVAGGFGGGFGGTSAAGGFGGGFGGSSAAGGFGGTSAAGGFGGGFGGTSAAGGFGGGLGGSWGAGGGAGGGWGRAGGLSSGSGGRCGLSGGGFSSGSSRGGSIKLSQSSQRSSR